TCTTGCTGTAGTGCTCTGTGAGAATAAAACAATcaggcgtgtttgtgtgtgattgtAATAACCACACAAAAGATGATTACTGTCTTCTAAACGTGTTAATGTTTCTATTAACTTACATTTAGGTTGATTGAATtaaggtctgtttttttttttaaaggaatgtGCAGCCAGAGGGGAAGACTACCACAGAGTGAAACTCCTCGATATCACGGCTGATGATGCAGAGCGgtgggagagaaagaaaaagaagaagaatcctGATACAGGATTTGCAGGTTGGGGTTAAAAATCGTTTTGGTGTTCTTTGTTCCTCGATCTTGGATTCATGTCTGGCTATCATCTTTGAGACTGTTTGCCATTGCAAACGAAACCtgacaaaaaaatcaagtagcCCATTTCATttaagtgaaaatgtttttccattcaCAATTATGGTATGTCCaagtaattctttttttattgttagtaAAAATCTAACGTGTTCTTAAATGTCActgttaaaaatgcaattgcaaTGAAGTAGAAAAACTGGGTGCCATTTTTATGTTCAGTGGAATTGTAGTTATCTGCTGAATGTAACTATTAAAGTAACTTGTACTCTAAATttgttacttttaaaatcaagtagCCAGTCAGGCGGAGGCACaatgggcgactggttagcatgtccgcctcacaatgcagaggggcagggttcaattccagctccggcttttcTGTGTGAAGTGTGTATGTTATCGctctgcctgcgtgggttttctctgggtactctgttttctctctgttttctctgggtactctgtttTTAGCctgtgaatggaacactctcaattgtcccaaggtgtgattgtgagcatgaatggttgttcattcgTGGTTAGATCCATTTGCTTCATGTCTTTTGATCAACCGgtaacacatgacagtagctTGATCAACTAGTAACACATGATGACGGTAGCTGTACTCCACACTTCGGAATAAATGACCATGTCTGATCAGATTTAGCTGATGGCACATtgctttatccatccatcataccaggcttaaatgtcatcttttgtgTTCGACATAATGAGTTGTGGCATATTTTGAAGgaatgtggattttattttttttttgcccataatAGTCATACTTCATGTTGGTGCATGAAACAACCTCACACTATTTCTGTACTAATTATTGTTCAAACTTCAATCTGCAAAGAAGGCATTGGCCTGTCATGTATGGCTATGATCAGATCACAAATGATCAGCACCGAACCTGGATGAGAGGCTACTTCCGGGAAACTCAGGAAAATGTTCTTTCTTTCTCACACTAACACACCCGACCCAGGTTATGCTGAGGCCCAATTCAGGCAGTATCAGAGGCTCACCAAGCAGATCAGACCAGACATGCAAAACTATGAGAAACAGCGAGAGGAATGGTAAGTAaactcaagtcaactttattcatagagcacttcaAAACAACTATTGCTGTGTACAAactaataacaaaaacaacaataaaatagcCCAAGTATGGCCAACGCTATAAAACACTAAAGCAATGCCAAAACTCATGCCGAGTCTAAAGTCATTGATTGAAAGTTTCTTTTAAGATGAGAAAATGGgcaatatttacatttgttcaATTGCATCGCAGATGTGTCAAGGGTAGATCTTGAAGAGGTAAATTAAatcttgatttttgtttctctGATGAAGAGGCACACGAGAATGATATACAAGCACATCTCTGCAATTACAAGCATATCGCGTCAAACATAATCAATCCCAAGGATTTTGCTTGGCTTAATCTGTTTAGCATTCATCACATCACATGTGCACAAAGTACATCTTATACATAAATGACTGTACCCCAGTTTTGCCCTGGGGATAATTTCATCCAAACTAAAAGCTGTAATTTAAAGAATTTTCAACTCTGAATCTCAGGCACGCACACGAAGGTCAAGGAAGTGCCTGCAGGCTTTTCTTGCCTTTAAACGTTGCCGCATGCACAACCGTGAAGGATGCACCGACACTTTTAGCCCCGAGTCACACTATCGTCTTTCAGTGGAATGACCAAAATCACAATGGTGGTATAGAGAAGCCCATTCAGATGTGCCGAAATGCTGATTAGCTCTGGCTGAGTATTTCTAATTTCTTTTGCACTTACCCCACAGTGGTGAGGACTTCCACCCCACGTCCAATAGCTTGATCCACGGCACCCATGTCCCTTCCCAAGAGGGCATTGACCGCATGGTGGAAGATGTCGAAAAACAGTAAGTTCCAGTCAAAAGATGACAAAAGAGATGACATCCTACCAACATTACTCCGATGCTGGCTGTTGACTGCAAATATCTACCTTTCGACTGAATAGTTATTAGGAACGGCTTGCTGCAACTTAAATTCCAACCCCCAAAAATCATTTCATTAAATCCCAATGAGATGATTCATTCTATTTGATACTCCCAAACTAGATCAATGCTGCTTAAAAACTTTGTGTTTTGTGAAATAAATACTTTCATaattcatgattaaaaaaagaaaagaaaaactaagtacataattgcatgcacaaaataaatgtttcagaaaaatgaactgtacacagtacagaatagaatataaaatatagatataagcatatatgcaactgctTATATCCCAAAATGGGTCAGGGCAAGGAACAATGAAAAGACCATAAATAAAAACGAACATGTCTTCCTGCATAGTGtagagtgtgtgttttttcggGGTGGCAAGAAGTATTTTCCAAAGAAGGTGCCACTTAGCAATACTCTCACCTCTGACACACTCATTAAATGATGATTGCCGCATTTCTAGgacattttgtcttcttttttagtGACGCTAATTTAATAATGTTTGCACAAGTATGCACACCCTCCTATGAATTGGCTGTGGCTTTGTTCAGAATTAAACAATGTCGTTgaaactcatgttaaattgcCTCAGATTAACCCCAAACGACTTTCTGATTTTGTAGTTGGCTTTAGTTTTGTGTAGCGCAAACACCATCCCGCTGGTCCATATAATAGTACCAATCCAAAACATTATAACAACCTTCAAAACCCATTCCAGCAATTGTAAATGAACAACTTGGTCAGAAGTCCATTTTaaattcaatcaaaataattatttaaatagaaattacatttaaaaaaggttcatttgaatttttaaaaatctttttttttaatcggattAAAATAAACCTTTTGTGGCGGGGGGGCACAACACAGTGCAATGAGATTAATAGTTTGatcaaaaagtcaaaaagaTAATACTCAGATTAGTTATATATACTCAtgtatagttttttttgggggggggtaagtttttttatttatttaatgtgtcTTTATTTGGTACACATGTTCACATTTGTGTCCATAAGGCTCCAACAGGTCTGACCAGCAGTTATCTAACACAGTAAATGCCAACACACTTGCCTGTGGATGAAACCTTTCGGCTATTTTAGTCATCCCGTCAGCCGCCGTTTACTTTGGTTAGCCACACACCCAAGTGCAAAACACTGCTGCTCCCCTTTTCAGATCCTTGCAGATTGATCAGATTATAGTTTACCATTGTAACTCCTCTGACAAAACCAGAGTTTTATCAGTGGTTTGTGGAATCAACCACTAAGCTGCTGTCTTTTCTGTTGTGCAGGATCGAAAAGCGTGCCAAATACAGCCGTCGACGGGCCTACAATGACGACGCGGACATCGATTATATTAACGAGAGGAACGCCAAATTCAACAAGAAAGCTGAACGGTTCTATGGCAAATACACAGCAGAGATTAAGCAGAACCTGGAGAGAGGCACTGCTGTTTAAGTTCCCTTTGAGTCAACAATTCTTGCAATTGAGCAGTGTATTGCTTGTCTTATATACATGTATCTTGTAGCTATGCTGTATCCATTAAATTTCATGTTTGTGCAATTTAAGAATAACATTATGAGTATTCTCACCCTTATTTTTAAAGTACCCGGTATCCCATTTTCAGCAATTCTGCAGTAGAGAACATGAgttcgttttgtgtgtgtgtgtgtgtgtgtgtgtgtgtgtgtgtgtgtgtgtgtgtggtctcatGACAGTGACATTTTGAGCGTGAGAAATATCCACCATCAAGACGCATTAAACCTCGAGGCTTGTTGGCTAGCGAATGCTCGCTGACAATGTGTTTGAAGTAGGTGCAATGTGGTAAGGAGCAACAAGGGTGTAATTCAATTGATTATCATCTATCCCATCTCTGTCTGACCAACTTGCCTGAAGCAGCGACAGCCTTGTGACTGGCCAGGAGATTAATGGCAAGCCATTCCCATgcacaccccctcccctcccaataCACTTCCCCCTCTTCATCTAAATGTCTGATTTTGATAGCACAGTGCCCTCTACAGGGGCGCATTAAGTTGCCTGGAGTTTATTTTCTTCCGAAATGTTACCGtgatcatccattcatccattatctgaaccgctttagcCTCACGAGTATCGCGGTCATGCTAGAGCCTCtcgcagctgacttcaggccccaagcagggtacaccctgaactggttgtcagccaattgcagggcaaacattgacgaacaaccgttcacaTTGACAATCACATATGAGGAAAAATTTTGTTCTGTaaaatgccatgtttttggaatgtgggaggaaatcggagtaccagAAGAAAACCCTCGCAGTCACGAGgcgaacatgccaactccatacaggaaagactgagctggaattgaatcctacacctctgcactgaagCTGATCGaataatttaagcaacaaagtACACCTCACCCCAATTTTAAAACCACTGACCTGAATTACAGGGAGGCTTCATTACAggggttgtcagccaatcacaacgcacacatagacgaacgacATTTCAttccacattcacaccaaaggagaatttagagtgttcctttaacatgccatgcgtgtttttggaatgtgggaggaaagcggaggtGAACGTGCCAGCCAATCGACTACCGTGCCGACGTGACATGTTTTAATACACGACATGTATTAGCTTAGAACAgtaatctttttgtttttaatctaccTAAAAAAATCGCATTCGCTGCGATAGCCAAGTCATCTGCCTACCCCAGGAACACCCAACCAGCCCCATCTTGGCCTTCAAACCCCAGCAAGCTGGCTAGAGACGACCCAGAGGTGCCCCCCACAATTGCTGGCTGGACATAATAGCCCTAGACCTTGGGGTCTGCAGTGTGATCCTGACACAAGCTCAACATCTTGCCGACAATAGACCCAGATGGAGAGACCTGGTTGCATTGGTTTGTTCTACGCGCCATGTAGTGTAAAAGGAAAgacctaaaaaaataacaatgtcaGCTCACATTGAACAGTTATCAGATAATAAGAGATGGGTCAcaaggtggaaaaaaatcagACATGATGGAAAATGCCAAGAGTGTAAAATGACACGCAAACATGTTTGACAATTGTATATGCCCTAActcggcccggtggtccagtggttagcgcgtcgacctcacagtgcagaggtcgtgagtttgatcccggctccggcctccctgcgtggagtttgcatgttctccccaggcctgtgtgggtttcctcccacattccaaagacatgcatggcaggctgtttgaacactcaaaattgtccctcagtgtgagcgcggatggttgttcgtctctgtgtgccctgcgattggctggcaaccagttcagggtgtcccccgcctactgcccgaagacagctgggataggctcccgcgacacgagtgaggataaaagcgttTCGTAAAATGAAATCTGCCCTCTTAAATATGATAAAACAGCGACATTTTGTGGACATGTTAAAAACTGCAATTCTAGTCAACCCAACTATGTTTCCAAAGCACTTCAAAACCACCACCGCTGCAaagaaagtgctgtacatagagcaaaaagaaatacaataaagATGGTTAAAATAATACAGGGAAtaatcaagacatttttttaaaatgcacaaaaactGGTCTTAAGTTCTATCTCACTTTTCTTC
This sequence is a window from Hippocampus zosterae strain Florida chromosome 14, ASM2543408v3, whole genome shotgun sequence. Protein-coding genes within it:
- the syf2 gene encoding pre-mRNA-splicing factor syf2 isoform X1 gives rise to the protein MASASEVRVSLYDHENTTPTEGELTETLASSKREDRLRKFRELHFKRNEARKINHQEVVEEDKRLKLPSNWEAKKARLEWELNEDEKKKECAARGEDYHRVKLLDITADDAERWERKKKKKNPDTGFAGYAEAQFRQYQRLTKQIRPDMQNYEKQREECGEDFHPTSNSLIHGTHVPSQEGIDRMVEDVEKQIEKRAKYSRRRAYNDDADIDYINERNAKFNKKAERFYGKYTAEIKQNLERGTAV
- the syf2 gene encoding pre-mRNA-splicing factor syf2 isoform X2, with translation MASASEENTTPTEGELTETLASSKREDRLRKFRELHFKRNEARKINHQEVVEEDKRLKLPSNWEAKKARLEWELNEDEKKKECAARGEDYHRVKLLDITADDAERWERKKKKKNPDTGFAGYAEAQFRQYQRLTKQIRPDMQNYEKQREECGEDFHPTSNSLIHGTHVPSQEGIDRMVEDVEKQIEKRAKYSRRRAYNDDADIDYINERNAKFNKKAERFYGKYTAEIKQNLERGTAV